GGACATCACCCCGGAGCCGGGTGCCGCGGACCGCGTCCGCTACGTCTCGGGAGCCGGGCAGAGCGTACCCGCGGGCAAGTCCTTCGACAGCCCGCTGACGGTCATCGTGGAGGACGTCGAAGGCAACCCCCTCGAAGGCGTCGAGACCATCTTCGAGATCCTCGGTGAGCACATGGCCACGTTCCCCGGAGAGGTGGACACCGCCAAGGTGCCCAGTGCGGCCGACGGTTCGGCCGCGTCCCCGGTCCTCACGGCCGGGGAAACGGCGGGCACGTTCTCGGTGAAGGTCCGGGTGGCGGACACGTCGGTGAGTCTCCTCCTCGAACTGACCGTCAACTGAACGTTGACCGACCCTGGTTGACCGCGACCCTTGGAGGAACCGCCCCGCCATGCCCGACAACGGACCGCAGGACAACGGATCCCGGCTGCTCACCGAGTTCGACTTCGAACTGCCCCACGGCTACGTCGATGCCCGTGGGACCGTGCACCGTCAGGGCACCATGCGGCTCGCCACGGCCCGCGACGAACTCTCGCCCCTGATCGATCAGCGGGTCAGGCAGAACCCCGCTTATCTGGGGGTCGTCCTGCTCAGCCTGGTCATCACCCGCCTCGGGACCGTGACCGACATCCACGCCGGTGTGGTGGAACAGCTCTTCGCCACCGACCTCGCCCATCTCCAGGACCTCTACCGGCAGATCAACGGCCTGGAATCCGGGCACAGCACCGTCGCCTGCCCGTCCTGCGGCACGAGCTTCGCCGTACCGGGCCCGACGGCGAGCACCCGCCTGGGGGAAGCGTGACGCACCCCGCGGGCCGGCTCCGCGAGGAGACCGCGTACATCGCCTACCACTTCCACTGGTCGTACGCGGACATCGTCTCCATGCCACACGGAGAACGGCGCGCGTGGGTGCGGGAGATAGCCAGGATCAACACCGCGCACACCGAAGGCCGGTGAGCGCGGTGAGCGCGACACGGTGGTGGCGCCGTGTGCCGCCGGAGGTCCCGGACGCCCGGCCGGAAACCTCGCGCGAGGGCTGGCGGGCCGTGCCGCCCACGGGTCTGATACGGATCCACGCCGTGGCGACCAGCGGGCTCGGCACCTTCCGGCGGGACCTCACGGCCTGGCGCCCGGCCCCGGCCGTCACGGCCGCCGGTCGGCCCTTGCCGAGAGGCGTGCCGATGGCGGGTGGGCCGGGGCTGCTCGGCCCGTCGGCGCCCGCGGCGCCGCAGCCGGCTGCCGCCACGCGCCGGGTGTGGTGGCGCGGCGCCCTGCGGTCGGTGGCCGAGGCGATGGGCGTCCGGCGGGCTCCGGGCGGGGTGCCCACGGAGGGGGCCTCGCGCTCCGGTGCGCGTACCGAGGTCCCGGACGGCGGGGGGTACGGGTCGGGCTCTGTCGCTCCGGCCCGTGCCACAACGGCCGTGCGTGGTCTCTCGGTTGGCCCGGGAGGCGGGACGCCCGGCATCCCGATCGCCGTGCCGCCGCCTGCCATGGCGTCCGGTCGTACGGGTCCCCGCGGGGACCCGCGGGCGTCGTTGTCCGCTGCCTCCGCGGAGAGGGACGGGGACGTGGTGCGTACGGGTCCCGGGCACGGCCGTCGCTCTGGTCCCGGTCCGGGACCTGCTGCGGGGGCCGGGCCCCGGCCCGGATCTGGATACGGGCCTGTGCCTGGCTCCGGCCCCGTGCCGGGGAGTGTCCCCGGTCCTGGAGCAAGGTCCGGTTCGGGAGGCGGAGTCGGGCGTGGGCCTGGTTCCGGCTCCGGTTCCGGAGAGGGCCCTGGACGGGGAACGGGGTCCGGGGCGATGCCCGGATCCGGCGGGGGCGCTGCCGGCGCTACCGGGCGCGCATCCGGCCCGGCTCCCGTCCCCGGCCCGGCTGCCGGGGCCGGTCGCGGCCCCGGTGCGGACACCGGTCCCGGTGGAGTCGGCCCCGGCCAACGGCCCGGGGCCGGATCCGGAGTCGCTTCTCCCTCAGGGGCCGACCCGGCCCCTGTACCTCGGCCGGGGACGGGAGCCGGGCCGGGGCACGTGCTCGGCGTACGTCCCGTGGACGGTTTCGGCCCGGGTACCGGATCCTGGCCCGAGCCCGGTCCCCAGGGGGACCGGCCGGGTCACGCCGACCGGCTCGAACCCGCGCCCGGTGCCGGACGTGGCCCCGGATCCGTACCGGACCATGAAGTGGGCCCGCGGCCAGCGCGCGAAGCCGTGCACGGCGTGGATCCCGGCCCTGGGCCCGGTCCCGCTCACGGGCCCGGTCCGGGGGCTCGCTCCGGGGGCGGAGCCGTGCTCGGTGTGGATCGGGGACCCCGGGCCGGAGCCGGGGGCGGTCCTGGACCCGGTCCCGCTCACGGGCTCGGTCCGGCGGCTCGTTCCGGGGGCGAAGCCTTGCTCGGCGTGGATCCCGGACCCCGGCCGGGAGTCGGGGGCGGCCCTGGGTCCGGTCCGGCTCACGGGCTCGGTCCGGCGGCCCGCACCGGGGGCGGATTCGGCCCTGCCGAAGCCCCGCCGCCGATGCCGTTCGCCGGATCCGGCGTGCCCGGCCGCCCCCCGGACGGGGGACCCGCACCGTACGGCCCGCCGCCACCCGCCGGCCCCCGGTCCGGTCACGGGGTTCCCTCCCCGCCATCGGGCGGCGCCCGTTGGGACGATCCGTCGTCCCACGGACAGCCCGCCGCCGGCCCCGACCGCAGTGAGCGGGACGGTCATCATCCCCGCAGGCTCGGCATCGGCCGCCCGATGCGGCACGCTCCCGACACCGCGATGCCGCTCGTACCACCGCCCGCCCCACAACGCGGCGCGCAGCCGTCCGGATCCCCTCCGTCCGCACCCCCGTTCACCTTTCCGACCGGCGCTCCGGGGCCCGTCGTACAGCCCGCCCCCACCGCCTCCGCGCTCGCCCGTGAGATCGCCCGGCACCACGCCGACCTCCTGGCCGAGGCGGTGCTTCCGGCCCTCGCGCTGTCGCGGGCGGATGAGCCGTACGGGCGCCACACACCGCGGCGGCCACCCCCGCCGGAACCCGGCTGGGACACGTCCGCGCCCCGGTGACGGCGCGGTGACGACCGACCTCGGCAAGGACCCGGACCGACCGGCCGACCGACCGACCACACGGAGTGCCCTCGCATGCTGGACCAGCCGTTCGCCATCAGTTCCCACTTCCAGCTGTCCATCGGGATGCACGCCCTGGGATCGTTCACGTCCTGCGACGGTCTCGGCTGCACGATGGAGGTCGAGGAGCGGGTCGAGGGCGGAATGAACGGGCACGTCTGGCACCTGCCGACCCGGCTGCGGTACACGAACGTCACGCTCACCCGGCCGCTGTCCCAGCAGACGGTGCTGATCTGGGCCTGGCTCCAGCAGCAGGTACGGGAGCCGGTGCGCCTTCCCGGACAGCTGGTGGCGCTCGGCCCGGACCGGCGGCCCCTGGTGCGGTGGCTGCTCGACGGGGTGCTGCCGGTGCGCTGGAGCGGGCCCGCCTTCGATGTGGACCAGTCGCAGCCGGCCCGGGAGACCTTGGAGATCACGCACAACGGGTTCCTGGGGATCACCCTCTGACCGCGCCCGCACCGGCGCCCGCACCGGCGCCGCCCCCGTCCGTCCCGCCACCCTTCGAGAGGACCGCATGCTGTCCGAGCTGCTCGGAGGCGCGCCCGTACGCGCCGCCCTCGTGATCCACGATCCGCCGACCGGCACCGGCAACGCGCCGGGACCCGAACGCGGGCGGGTCCGTATGCACTTCAATCCCGAACGCGTCCAGGTCGGCAAGCGGGCGCACTGGGACCGCAGCCGTTCGCCGTCCAACGGCGAGGCGGCCCGGGCCCAGTTCGTGGGCGCGCAGCCGCGGACGATGAGCCTGGAGGTCTTCCTCGACGCCGGTGACTTCCGGTCGAACGTGCAGGAACAGGTCGAGAAGCTGCTCGACTGCTGCGCCCCGACCGCACGGAGCACCACCGCGAAGCCGGCGTCCGCGCCGTGGGTGCGGCTGGAGTGGGGCCGGTCCCGGACCACCGCGTTCCTGGCGCTGGTGACGCAGGTCGACGCGGTGTACACGCGGTTCGGGCACGACGGGATGCCACTGCGCGCCACGTGCAACGTCACGTTGGAGGAAGTGGGCGGGTCGACGCCCCGGCAGAACCCGACCTCGGGCGGCGACGGGCCGGTCGCCACCCACCTGATGGTCGCCGGGGACACCCTGGCCGGGCTGGCGTGGCAGGCGTACGGGGATCCGACGCAGTGGCGGGCGATCGCGCGGGCGAACGACGTCGACGACCCGGCGCGGGTGCCCGTGGGCACGCTGCTGGTGCTGCCCGTGCTGGAGGAGCGACCGGAGGCGCGACCGGAGGCGCGACCGGAGGCGATGGCGCATGGGTGAGCGGCTGTACGCGGCGGAGCCGGTCATAGCGTTCGGCGCCACGCTGGAGGAACTGTGGGCGCAGCGGCTCGTCGAGGCGGCCGTCGACACGCAGATGGGCCGTCCGGCCCGCGCCCGGCTGCGGTTCCGGGATCCGGAGCACCGGCTCCTGGCCGCCGCGCGGATCGCCGTCGGGGCGCCGCTGACGGTGTCGGTGGCCGCCGTGCGCCGCCAGGCGCGCGCCGTCCTGTTCGACGGGGAGGTCACCGGCCTGGAGACCGAGGTGGACACGGACGGCACCTTCACGACCGTACGGGCCACGGACCGCGGGCACCGGCTCATGCGCGGGCGACGGGTGGCCGCGTACGTCGACACCACGGTCGCCGAGGTCGCCGAGCGGGCGGCGGCCCGGCACGGACTCACGACCGGCCGGATCGAGGCGGACCGCACGAGGATCGCGCACCTCGCCCAGCCCAACCTGACCGACTGGGAGCTGCTGAACCACCTGGCCGACCAGCGCGGTCTGCGGCTGGCGGTCGTGGGGAGCACGCTGCACATGAGCCGCCCCGAGGCCGCGAGCGGCGCACCCGCGCCGACGACGGGCGCGGACCGCAGCCCGTTCGTCCTGGAGTACGGGGAGAACCTGCTGGCGCTGCGCGCCGCGGTGTCCTCCGAGGGCCAGGTGGCCGAGGTGGAGGTACGGGGCTGGGATCCCGAGGGCAAGGCGGGGCTCTCGGCCAGGGCCGGCGCGGGCGACAGCGAACGCCTGCGGCTGGGCACGACGCCCGCGCGGCTGGGCACGGCGTTCGGCGGCCCGCCCGCCCGGCTGCTCGTCAGCGGACCGGGCTGCACGGACGCCCGGCAAGTGGACGCGGTGGCCCGGGCGGTGGCGGCCGAGACGGCCGCCGCCATGGCCGAACTGGACGCCGAACTCGCGGGCACGCCCGAACTGCGGGCCGGTGTGCCGGTCGCCCTCAGTGGTGTGGGGGAGCCCTTCACCGGCAAGTACACCGCCACCTCCTGCCGGCACACCTTCGACGGTGAGCAGGGCTACCGGACCTGGCTCCGGGTCGGCCCGCTGCCCCCGCCCGTCGCGCCCTACCCGCCGCCGCTGACCGGCCTGGGCGTCGCCGTCGGCGTCGTCACGGACACCAAGGAGCCGGGCCAGGGCCAGCGCGGTGCGGTGCGGCTGAGGCTGCCCTGGCTGTCCCCCGACTACGTGACCGACTGGGTCCGTACCACCCAGTGGGGCGGGACCGGCGGAGGCGGCGTCTTCGTCCCGGAGGCCGGGGACGAGGTGCTCGTCGGTTTCGAACACGGCCGCCTGGACCGGCCGTACGTGCTCGGCGGCCTCTACAACGGTGTCGACGCCCCCACCGACCACGGTCTGCCGCTCATCGACGCGCGGACCGGCCGCGCCAACCGGCGCTCCCTGGCGTCCCGTACGGGCGACCGCCTCGAACTGCTCAGTGCCGACGACGGCCCGCAGGGCGTCCGGCTCACCACGGGCGACGGCAGGCTCACCACCCATCTGGACCGGAAGGAGACCACCATCGCCTTCACGGCGGGCGAGGGCGAACGGACCGTGCGCATCGCGCTCGACGCCCGCGGCGACGGCACCCTCACCATCGACGCCGGGCCGGCGGGCAGCCTGGTCCTCAAGGCCGGCACCGTGACCGTCGAGGCGGCCGGAAGCGGTGGTGGCGAACTCACCCTCAAGGGCGCCACGGTCACCGTGGAGAGCGCCGGAGAGCTCCGGCTCGCGGGCGCGCGGACCACCATCACCGGCAACACCGTCGACATCAACTGAGCCACAGCGGACCGCCTCGGGCGAGGCGGTCCCGTCCCCCTGGGAGAGAGACCGTGGACATCATCGGAGCGGGGTGGGCCTTCCCCGCCGTCATCACCGGCAGCGGCCGGGTGGGCCTGGCGACCGGCGCCGACGACGTGGAGCAGGCCGTCCGCATCATCCTGGCCACCGCCCCGGGCGAACGCCCCATGCGCCCCGAGTTCGGCTGCGGCATCCACCGGCTCGTCTTCGACTCGCTCGATGCCACCACCGTCGCCCGCGCGGACGTGGAGGTGCGCCGGGCCCTCGACCGGTGGGAGCCGCGCATCGAGCTGGACGACCTGCTGTTCAGCACGGACACGGTGGACACCGGCGTGCTCTACATCGACCTCCGCTACCGGCTGCGCGCCACCAACGAGCCCCGCAACCTCGTCTTCCCCTTCTACACCCTGCCCGGCGCCCCGGCCACGGCCACCGCGTCCGGCGCCGCCCCGGGTGCGTGACCCCGTGGCCGACCTGCCCGTACCCGACCTGCCCGTACCCGACCTGCCCGTACCCGACCTCGACGACCTGCGGTTCCAGCCGCTCGTCGACGCCGCCAAGCGCGCCCTGCCGACGCGCGCACCGGAGTGGACCGACCACAACGTCTCCGATCCCGGCATCACCCTGATCGAAGCCTGCGCCGAACGCGTCGACCAACTCCTCTACCGCATCGGCCGCATGACGGACCGTCAACGATCGGCTGTGCTGCGGCTGATGGGCATCGCGCCGGTGCCCGCGTCGCCGGCCCGGATCCTCGTCGGCTTCCGGCGGGAGGCGACGGCCGGACCCTGCGTCATCCCGACCGGCACGGAGGTGCGCACCCAGGGCCAGGACCCCGTCGTCCTGCGCACCACCGAACCGCTGGTCCTCCCCGACGGGCAGCGCGCCGGGACGGCGCAGGCCCTCGAGGAACCCGAGGCGGTGACGGAGACGCCCGGTGCCGCCGACGGCCTGCCGGGCGCCCGCTTCGCGACCGGCCGCCGCCCGTGGCGCCCCGCGGCGCCGGAGACCGACCCGCCGTTCGGCCCGCCGCTCACGGTCCGTGTCGACGGCGGCGAGTGGCAGGCCGTCAGGACCTTCGCCGAGGCCACCTGCGAGGACCCGGTGCACTGGTGGGACGAGGCCGCTGGTGAGATCGTCTTCGGACCGTTCGTCCCGGCCGAGGGCGGCGGCGGCCAGCAGCGCGGAGCCCTTCCGCCGGAGGGAGCGAGGATCACCCTCGCGTACTCGGCCTACCGCGGTACGCGCGCCGGTCTGCCGGCCGGCACACCCCTCGTGGTCGACTCGCCGGGTGGGCTGAGCGCCGTCGTCCACAGCGTGTCCGTCCCCGCGCGGGACGCCGAGACCCGGGAACAGGCGCTGGAGCGGGCCGGGCTCGGCCTGGCGCCGATACGGCGCGCGGTCACCGCCGCCGACCACGAGCAGCTCATCGACGAACACGTCGAAGGACTCGCCCGGGTACGGGTGACGGCACTGACCCGGCCCACCGACTCGCGGGTACCGGCCGCCCTCGAAACACCGCCGCGCCCGGCCGTGGTGCTCGCCTGCGCCGTCGCCGCCCGGGACCCGCGATGGGCCGTGCACTACCACGACGACGGCGGAACGGTCACTGCCGTCAGGCTGCCCCTGGAGCCGCCGGACACGGGTGGCGGGGCGCGGTCACCGGAGCTCGGCGACGACGCCGTACCGCCCGTGGTGGACGCGCGGCTGAACGCCGTCATCCGGCTCGGCGAGGACGAGCCCAGGCTGTGGTTCTTCGGCGACCGGTGCTTCTGGGACGGCGCCGTGGAAGCGAAGCCCATCAGCGTCGAATTCCCGGGCCTGCCCGAGGAGTTCTGCGCCGATCTCGACGAGGTCGCCGTGCTGGCCGATTCGCCCGCCACCTGCGAGCTGTTCTTCTTCAAGGCCGGAGTCTTCCACCACCGCGCCTACACCTACCACGACCGGACGTTCACCCCGCAGGAGGGCGGCCGGGGTGTGCGGTCCCTGATCTCCGAATCGTTTCCCGGCCTCTCCCCGCAACTCCAGGACTCCCCGGACGCGGTGGCCGTCCTCGACGGCGTCTTCTTCTTCATGAAGGCCGCGCGGACCGAGCCCGCCCTGTGGCGTCCCGAGGACGCCCCGCTCCACGTCCTCCTCGTGCCGCGCACCGCCGGGGACCCCGAAGAAGCCGTGCCGCCCGGGGAGTTCGACGTCCCCGCGGACGTGCTGCTGCGGGTGAGGGGAGTCGTGGAAGCCTCCCGGCTGCTGGGCGCCCGGTTGCGCGTCGGCGCGCCCCGCTACCACTCCTTCGGCGTCCGGGCCACCGTGCGGACCTGGAGCAACACCCCGGAAGGCGGCGGGGACACCCAGAGGGCCGCCGAACGGGCCCTGCGCCGCTACTTCCACCCCACGGCCGGCGGGCCCGACGGGCGGGGCTGGCCATGGGGCCGCCGGGTCCACGCGGGTGACGTCCTCGCCGCGCTGGAGCCGGTGCCCGAGATCCACGGCACCACCGAGGTCGCCCTGACCCTCCCCGGCCGGACCGTGGCCGAGTCGTCCGTCGAGGTCTCCGACGGCGGGCTCGTCCTCCTCGACAGTGCCGCCCTGACCATCACCGTCGCCCCCGCCGAGGACTGAAGAGGACTGAAGAGGACTGAAGGAGACCGCCGTGCACCCCACAGCCCCCGCAGCCGTCCGCGGCCCCGTCCCGCTGGCCCTGCCGGCCGTCTACCACGACGACACCGTCGTGCGGGCGTTCGCCATGGCCATCGGCGAGGCCCTCGCCCCCGCGGAGGAGCTGCTCGACGGCCTCGACGCGCTGCTCGACCCCTGGCGCGCCCCGCCCGCCTTCCTGGACTGGCTCGTCCGGATCACGGGGGCCCGGGTCGAGCCGGGCTGGACCGCGGACCAGCGGCGCAAGGCCATCGACCTCGCCCCCCGGCTCGCCGCCCACCGGGGGACCCCGTACGGACTCCGGCTGGAGGCCAAGGAGATCCACGGCTGGGACCTCGACATCGGCGACCCCGGTGGAGTCCGTACGACCGACGACCCGCCGGCGCCGGCCGGCCGCATGCTCACCGTCACGCTGACCGCCGGCGCGGGGGAGGACCAGCGGGCGCTCGAACGCAGGCTCACCCGCCTCGTCCGGGCACACTGCCCGGCCCATCTGCCCTTCAGCGTCACGGTCATCAGCCACTCCTGACGAGAGGTCACAGCAGGGATGAGTCTGCCGACACCCGAGTACGACGGGCGCACCCGCGACGAGATCGTCGCCACCGCCGTCGCCGCCGTGCGCCGGAGCGCACGGGCCTGGAGCGGGCAGGACCGGACGGACCCCGGCCGCGGCCTGATCGACACCTGCGCCGACATGGTCACGGCGGCCCGCGACCGGCTCAACCTGGCCGTCGACCAGCGCCGGCTGCAGACGCTGCGCCTGCTCGGCGTGCGGCCGTACCGGCCCGCGCCCGCGCAGACCGACGTGGTCTTCCAGCTCGCCGCGCCGCCACCCGAACCGGTGGTCGTCCCCGCCGGTCTGGAGGTTGCCACCCGGCCGGTGGGCGAGGCGGAGCCGGTCGTCTTCAGCACCTTGACGGAGGCTGTGCTCAACCCCTGCGTGCTGGTCGCCGCGGGCGAGTTCACGGAGCGGGGGACGGGCGGCGGCGCCCTGGAGGGCACGCTGACGGCACTGGGTCCCCGTGCGGGCCGGGCCGTCGAACCGGGCGGACTGCCCTTCGCCGGACCGCCCCTCCACCTCAACCTGCCCTACCCCGGGGACTTTCCCCTCCCGGGGGAAGGCCGCGACGGCCCCGGCCCGGGAGCCACCCGACCGGGCGGCCGCGCCGAGGGCCGCGCCGACGGCTCCTACGTCCTGGCCGTCCTCTCCGTGCCCGTACCGAACGCGCGCGTGACCCTCGACATCGCCAGGGGCGCCGGAGAGGACACGGTCCCGGGCCGCTGGGAAGCCTGGCAGGGCATGCACTGGACCGGCTGCCACGTCGTCACCGAAACATCCGAGACCGAGTCCATCGCGGGGGCGGACCGCCCGGGCCGCGTCACCCTCGACCTCCCGCCCGCCCACGCGCCGGCCCGGCTCCTGCTGCGCCAAGGGGCCGACCCGGAGCACGACTCCCTCTGGCGCCTGCGCGACGTGGGCCTCATCCGCTACCGCGCCGCCCCGGGCGGCAGCCCGCTGACGGCCCTCGCACTCAGCCCCGTGTTGACCGTCCCCGTCCCGGTCGTCCAGGCCCGCCTCGTCCAGGACGAGGCCCTCGGCACCGCGACCGGAGCCCCGGGCGAACGCCTGCGCTTCGCCCACCCCCCGATGTCCCGGGCCACCGACCCCCTCGTCGTCGAAGCGACCCTCGCGGGCCGCACCCAGCGGTGGACCCATGTCGTCACCCTCGCCGGATCGGGGCCCGACGAACGGCACTTCACCCTGGACCCGCGCACCGGCGAGGCGGTCTTCGCGTTCGTCGTGGCCGGGGCACGGGGGCCGCGCCGGCACGGTGCGCCGCTGCCGGCGGGCGCGGCCGTACGGATCCGGCGCTATCTGACCGGCGGCGGCGCCCGCGGCAACGTACCCGCCCGCACCGTCACCGTGCTCCGGACACCCCTGCCCTACATCTCCTCCGTGACCAACCCCGCCCCCGCCGTCGGCGGCACCGAGCGCGAGAGCGCCGCCGCCTGTGCGACGCGCAGGCCCCTGGGCTCGCCGGTGCCCGAACGGGCCGTGGTCCCGCACGACTACGAACAGCTCGCGCTGGCCGCCTCGGCGGGCATGGCCCGCATCCACCACGTCCGGTCCGTGCCCGGGGACGCCCTCGACCCGGCACGCAACCACGTGCCCTGGCTGCCGGCGAAGACGGAGATCCGGTTCACCCTGCCGGCCGGCACGGACACCGTGCCCGCCGGTACGCAGGTCACGACGGCGGACGGCACCAAGGTGTTCACCACCCTCGGCGAGGCCGTGCGCCTGGCGCCGGACGCGGCGGGCAGCGCCTCCCTGTGCCTTGTCCCCGGAGCGAGCGCTGCGAACGGGATGTTCGCCGCGGGCGACTACGGGACCGCGGGGTTCTCCGGGCCGTTCAGGGAAGGAGGCGGGCTCGTCCTGGGGCTGGTGGAGATCAAGAAGCCGCACGACCCGCGCCGTCTCACCCTTCGGCTGACCATCGGAGGGCAGCGTGGGCGAGCGGGGGAGGAGTCGGAGGAGGACCGCATCGCGGTGTCGGTCTTCGCGCCGCGGGCAGGAGCCTTC
This is a stretch of genomic DNA from Streptomyces sp. NBC_00536. It encodes these proteins:
- a CDS encoding DUF6760 family protein produces the protein MTHPAGRLREETAYIAYHFHWSYADIVSMPHGERRAWVREIARINTAHTEGR
- a CDS encoding phage tail protein, whose amino-acid sequence is MLDQPFAISSHFQLSIGMHALGSFTSCDGLGCTMEVEERVEGGMNGHVWHLPTRLRYTNVTLTRPLSQQTVLIWAWLQQQVREPVRLPGQLVALGPDRRPLVRWLLDGVLPVRWSGPAFDVDQSQPARETLEITHNGFLGITL
- a CDS encoding CIS tube protein is translated as MLSELLGGAPVRAALVIHDPPTGTGNAPGPERGRVRMHFNPERVQVGKRAHWDRSRSPSNGEAARAQFVGAQPRTMSLEVFLDAGDFRSNVQEQVEKLLDCCAPTARSTTAKPASAPWVRLEWGRSRTTAFLALVTQVDAVYTRFGHDGMPLRATCNVTLEEVGGSTPRQNPTSGGDGPVATHLMVAGDTLAGLAWQAYGDPTQWRAIARANDVDDPARVPVGTLLVLPVLEERPEARPEARPEAMAHG
- a CDS encoding VgrG-related protein is translated as MGERLYAAEPVIAFGATLEELWAQRLVEAAVDTQMGRPARARLRFRDPEHRLLAAARIAVGAPLTVSVAAVRRQARAVLFDGEVTGLETEVDTDGTFTTVRATDRGHRLMRGRRVAAYVDTTVAEVAERAAARHGLTTGRIEADRTRIAHLAQPNLTDWELLNHLADQRGLRLAVVGSTLHMSRPEAASGAPAPTTGADRSPFVLEYGENLLALRAAVSSEGQVAEVEVRGWDPEGKAGLSARAGAGDSERLRLGTTPARLGTAFGGPPARLLVSGPGCTDARQVDAVARAVAAETAAAMAELDAELAGTPELRAGVPVALSGVGEPFTGKYTATSCRHTFDGEQGYRTWLRVGPLPPPVAPYPPPLTGLGVAVGVVTDTKEPGQGQRGAVRLRLPWLSPDYVTDWVRTTQWGGTGGGGVFVPEAGDEVLVGFEHGRLDRPYVLGGLYNGVDAPTDHGLPLIDARTGRANRRSLASRTGDRLELLSADDGPQGVRLTTGDGRLTTHLDRKETTIAFTAGEGERTVRIALDARGDGTLTIDAGPAGSLVLKAGTVTVEAAGSGGGELTLKGATVTVESAGELRLAGARTTITGNTVDIN
- a CDS encoding GPW/gp25 family protein; translated protein: MDIIGAGWAFPAVITGSGRVGLATGADDVEQAVRIILATAPGERPMRPEFGCGIHRLVFDSLDATTVARADVEVRRALDRWEPRIELDDLLFSTDTVDTGVLYIDLRYRLRATNEPRNLVFPFYTLPGAPATATASGAAPGA
- a CDS encoding phage tail protein: MHPTAPAAVRGPVPLALPAVYHDDTVVRAFAMAIGEALAPAEELLDGLDALLDPWRAPPAFLDWLVRITGARVEPGWTADQRRKAIDLAPRLAAHRGTPYGLRLEAKEIHGWDLDIGDPGGVRTTDDPPAPAGRMLTVTLTAGAGEDQRALERRLTRLVRAHCPAHLPFSVTVISHS
- a CDS encoding baseplate J/gp47 family protein, whose translation is MSLPTPEYDGRTRDEIVATAVAAVRRSARAWSGQDRTDPGRGLIDTCADMVTAARDRLNLAVDQRRLQTLRLLGVRPYRPAPAQTDVVFQLAAPPPEPVVVPAGLEVATRPVGEAEPVVFSTLTEAVLNPCVLVAAGEFTERGTGGGALEGTLTALGPRAGRAVEPGGLPFAGPPLHLNLPYPGDFPLPGEGRDGPGPGATRPGGRAEGRADGSYVLAVLSVPVPNARVTLDIARGAGEDTVPGRWEAWQGMHWTGCHVVTETSETESIAGADRPGRVTLDLPPAHAPARLLLRQGADPEHDSLWRLRDVGLIRYRAAPGGSPLTALALSPVLTVPVPVVQARLVQDEALGTATGAPGERLRFAHPPMSRATDPLVVEATLAGRTQRWTHVVTLAGSGPDERHFTLDPRTGEAVFAFVVAGARGPRRHGAPLPAGAAVRIRRYLTGGGARGNVPARTVTVLRTPLPYISSVTNPAPAVGGTERESAAACATRRPLGSPVPERAVVPHDYEQLALAASAGMARIHHVRSVPGDALDPARNHVPWLPAKTEIRFTLPAGTDTVPAGTQVTTADGTKVFTTLGEAVRLAPDAAGSASLCLVPGASAANGMFAAGDYGTAGFSGPFREGGGLVLGLVEIKKPHDPRRLTLRLTIGGQRGRAGEESEEDRIAVSVFAPRAGAFWWDLDDPLAYASGPAQSFTPEASGGGVRLGESQRWLTAVDRGELAGTARDAVADRGDHFPEEEGACWIAVQIHDPGATPTTTYTVHADSGSTAPVPAEQYEERTVDGHPSYESTGEPGQSCTLLSPRTSGPLPRILVDGEAWTTVTSFAGSGEGDEHVVINASTGRVHFGPEVTGGPSGTRRYGAVPDRGAAVTVAGPYRVTLGAAGNGVPEGGIDRLVSGDDRIGVRNTTPTHDGKDGYTDTSGGSTQAGVRLMVIPSVTADARGWFPFHMLTPGRDAGDTLRRALRTGQPEGVPVWLEQPGYHGIRIDARIVPADYRTATERAELGAAAEQALYRYFSPVGGGPDGTGWPLGRPVHVGEAFRVLEQVPGVARVATAHLTPVDPRTGAETAPVARLDCGPAETVYSVEHRVTVAEVPS